The proteins below come from a single Mya arenaria isolate MELC-2E11 chromosome 6, ASM2691426v1 genomic window:
- the LOC128237579 gene encoding uncharacterized protein LOC128237579 produces MGTILHNMGTTLHNKGTTLHNKDTTLHNKGTTLHNKDTTLHNKGTILHNKDTTLHNKGTTLHNKDTTLHNMGTTLHNKDTTLHNKGTILHNKSTTLHNKGTTLHNKGTILHNMGTTLHNKGTTLHNKDTTLHNKGTILHNKDTTLHNKDTTLHNQGTILYNKDTTPHNKGTILHNKDTTLHNKGTALHNKGTILHNMDITLHNMGTTLHNKGTTLHNKGTTLHNKGTTLPNNGTTPHNKGTTLPNKGTTLHNKGTTLHNKGTTLHNKGTTLHNKGTTLHNKGTTLPNNGTTPHNKGTTLPNKGTTLHNKGTILHNKSTTLHNKGTILHNKGTILHNKGTTLHNKGTILHNKGTTLHNKGTTLHNMGTTPHNKGTTLHNEGTTLHNKGTILHNKGTTLHNKGTTLHNMGTTLHNKGTTLHNKGTILHNKGTTLHNKGTTLHNKGTILHNMDTTLHNKGTTLHNMGTILHNKGTILHNKGTTLHNKGTILHNMDITLHNKGTTLHNEGTTTLHNKGTILHNMDITLHNKGTTLHNKGTTLHNKGTTLHNKGTILHNKGTTLNKRASLFTIRASLFLPCYLVVVNLGWCTCKQRNAHTVLQ; encoded by the coding sequence ATGGGCACCATTCTACACAATATGGGCACCACTCTTCACAATAAGGGCACCACTCTTCACAATAAGGACACCACTCTACACAATAAGGGCACCACTCTACACAATAAGGACACCACTCTACACAATAAGGGCACCATTCTACATAATAAGGACACCACTCTACACAATAAGGGCACCACTCTTCACAATAAGGACACCACTCTACACAATATGGGCACCACTCTTCACAATAAGGACACCACTCTACACAATAAGGGCACCATTCTACACAATAAGAGCACCACTCTACACAATAAGGGCACCACTCTACACAATAAGGGCACCATTCTACACAATATGGGCACCACACTTCACAATAAGGGCACCACTCTTCACAATAAGGACACCACTCTACACAATAAGGGCACCATTCTACATAATAAGGACACCACTCTTCACAATAAGGACACCACTCTACACAATCAGGGCACCATTCTATATAATAAGGACACCACTCCTCACAATAAGGGCACCATTCTACACAATAAGGACACCACTCTTCACAATAAGGGCACCGCTCTACACAATAAAGGCACCATTCTACACAATATGGACATCACTCTTCACAATATGGGCACCACTCTTCACAATAAGGGCACCACTCTTCACAATAAGGGCACCACTCTACACAATAAGGGCACCACTCTACCCAACAATGGCACCACTCCTCACAATAAGGGCACCACTCTACCCAATAAGGGCACCACTCTACACAATAAGGGCACCACTCTACACAATAAGGGCACCACTCTTCACAATAAGGGCACCACTCTACACAATAAGGGCACCACTCTTCACAATAAGGGCACCACTCTACCCAACAATGGCACCACTCCTCACAATAAGGGCACCACTCTACCCAATAAGGGCACCACTCTACACAATAAGGGCACCATTCTACACAATAAGAGCACCACTCTACACAATAAGGGCACCATTCTACACAATAAGGGCACCATTCTACACAATAAGGGCACCACTCTACACAATAAGGGCACCATTCTACACAATAAGGGCACCACTCTACACAATAAGGGCACCACTCTACACAATATGGGCACCACTCCTCACAATAAGGGCACCACTCTTCACAATGAGGGCACCACTCTACACAATAAGGGCACCATTCTACACAATAAGGGCACCACTCTACACAATAAGGGCACCACTCTACACAATATGGGCACCACTCTTCACAATAAGGGCACCACTCTACACAATAAGGGCACCATTCTACACAATAAGGGCACCACTCTACACAATAAGGGCACCACTCTACACAATAAGGGCACCATTCTACACAATATGGACACCACTCTACACAATAAGGGCACCACTCTACACAATATGGGCACCATTCTACACAATAAGGGCACCATTCTACACAATAAGGGCACCACTCTACACAATAAGGGCACCATTCTACACAATATGGACATCACTCTTCACAATAAGGGCACCACTCTTCACAATGAGGGCACCACCACTCTACACAATAAGGGCACCATTCTACACAATATGGACATCACTCTTCACAATAAGGGCACCACTCTTCACAATAAGGGCACCACTCTACACAATAAGGGCACCACTCTACACAATAAGGGCACCATTCTACACAATAAGGGCACCACACTAAACAAAAGGGCATCACTCTTCACAATAAGGGCATCACTCTTCCTACCTTGCTACCTTGTTGTGGTAAACCTTGGCTGGTGCACATGCAAACAGCGAAATGCACATACTGTGCTTCAATAA